In Rhizoctonia solani chromosome 7, complete sequence, one DNA window encodes the following:
- a CDS encoding Use1 domain-containing protein: MRHELGACSIDKAAGDTLNLATTIMNSESSHNQVNLARLLRRLEKAVQNQDWNYQSLTESSATWIRAEGMLQSIAYAKKLLSSVRNDESDLSSSITSSNPRSEYWQATESKIAALESVLNDVRSRAQPKKPKAPSYLSHVPPPRPKLTLQPTVTITADEIKSPEEITSQALLPVEERELEPRSPQSALLPTTAFPDFGGKHTRAEPSDSLLPPRPQHSSSNSPTTDLPAFMQTSLQTQEDLSEQLALMAAQLKRNAQTFAAQLHEDNTLVQLAHDQLEGVHTRVKTERSTLRAFSAKSGYTTWMTIGIIIVVIISWVSMFLMIKIT; this comes from the exons ATGCGTCATGAGCTGGGCGCTTGTTCCATTGACAAGGCAGCAGGGGACACGTTGAATCTTGCGACGACCATAATGAATTCTGAATCATCACACAACCAAGTAAACCTCGCTCGTCTATTGAGACGACTCGAAAAGGCCGTTCAAAATCAAGATTGGAATTACCAGAGCCTTACTGAAAGCAGTGCGACATGGATTCGAGCTGAAGGTATGCTCCAA AGCATCGCATATGCCAAAAAGCTTTTATCGAGCGTCAGAAATGACGAGAGTGACCTCAGTTCATCCATAACATCTTC GAATCCTAGGTCAGAGTACTGGCAGGCTACAGAGAGCAAGATCGCCGCTCTAGAATCTGTTCTAAATGATGTCAGGTCG CGCGCACAACCAAAGAAGCCTAAGGCTCCCTCCTATCTCTCCCACGTCCCACCTCCACGACCTAAACTAACCCTTCAGCCTACTGTCACCATTACGGCTGACGAAATCAAATCTCCTGAAGAAATAACTTCGCAGGCTCTATTACCTGTAGAAGAGAGAGAATTAGAACCCAGGAGTCCACAGAGCGCCTTGCTACCTACCACGGCCTTTCCAGACTTCGGGGGCAAGCACACGAGAGCAGAACCGTCCGAttcgcttcttcctcctcggccTCAGCATTCCTCCAGCAATTCCCCGACCACAGACCTCCCTGCATTTATGCAGACTTCGCTTCAGACACAAGAAGACCTCTCAGAACAGCTTGCCCTAATGGCTGCACAATTAAAACGAAACGCCCAGACTTTTGCTGCGCAGCTGCATGAGGATAATACGTTGGTTCAGCTCGCACATGACCAGCTCGAAGGGGTGCATACTCGCGTCAAGACTGAACGATCGACTTTGCGCGCTTTTAGTGCAAAGAGTGGGTATACCACATGGATGACTATCGGAATAATCATTGTAGTGATCATATCCTGGGTCTCAATGTTCTTGATGATCAAGATCACATAG